The Oryza brachyantha chromosome 7, ObraRS2, whole genome shotgun sequence genomic interval AATTGTATCCATACCTAAactcttatttttctctctccaattaATGTGAAAATTTATAGTCTCCTACATTGAACATaaggattttttaaatttattatagagAAATAGATAgatttatttagttgaacttGCTCCAATTAGTTATGTTTCAGCTGAACCACGACCATCAGGGGCCATCATAGCATCCCACATGGCCCACCAGCACGTAGGcgtcaccgtggcatgccacgtcagtaGATGGAGCAGATAGGAGCCCGTTTGAACCTATATAACACCCCAGACAAGTCCGGggaccaaaaatacattttgagagttcagggacctagatgacacatgcacataagTTTAGAAACCgttggtgcacttcactcttaatAATATTATCATCAAACCTATAATTTACATGTTTTCATTGcgcatttaactatttgccactcttacgtgGTCCTAATATTTTACCACTCTCATATGTCTATAACATGTGGGGTCGaacccatatgtcatagacatatAAGATTAAATGCATTTGTAAGAgtgacgaatggttaaattttCCGTTTTCATACGTCCATCGACTCCATCttggttaaattttttagtgttTAAAAGTGCCAGATATTGATCTGAAATAAACAATATTGccataatacaaaatttattaataaacatTTAACCATGATTATGTTGaacttttcaaatatatacaaatttagttatagaaaaaataactatgtGCATGTCGTCATCTGTTGTAATAAATTCAAGTTTTACCATACATATTCAATAACTAATCCCAGTTCTCGATACTGACTTGCATCATTGGTCactttttaacacaaaatttcTAGGGGTTTCTATGTACATGTGTGTATTTAATAAATGAACAGAACAGAAGTACCCATAcctttgaaaatatttttatttataggactcataaaataaaagatctTTGCAGTGGTGCATGTGTAAAACTGGCAGCAGAATATTAAAAACACAGTATGATTTCCAGCCGAATACACCTGAACACCGGTGATTGATCCCTTCTTTTTACAGGAACCTTCGTTTTTCCATCATCCTACATCCGGCGGCCAAATTGACTCCACCTATTTTGTCACCTTATAGATTCAATGGCTATTATTATCCGACTCATGTGACATATTCTATGATCATCTCAAGTTTCACTTTTCCCTTATAGAGATACTCCCAACAAATTCTAAACTCCTAGCTAGACTATCAACTATGGGAGAATTAAACCAACACTACCGTACGgcaaaaaatttaactattctAGAGcatttttatcgtagtttatttattaacctttgtttttatatcgctatatatatatttatttatttataatttacaaTTGACTCCacctatttatatgttttatttataatttattttttgtttgtaactaTGTTGTAGCGAGACAATGACCCCCTAAATATTATTCTCAAATTAAACCAACTAAAGGATGAAGTAATTTAACCCAATGAGCATAggttcaaacaaaaaaatataaaaaaaaatgccacaACATACCACCATACATCAGAACTCTCTGCACAGATaaggttttccttttccttctcaAATCTAAACAACAAAAGTTTGCACaagctattttttttgttctacaTTTCTCCACTATGATATTTATTCCTCCTCACAAAAGTTTACCTACAACACAAGGTTTACCTGAGACGTTACAGATTCGCTGTCTGGCGtcaagccgatgactgatacaGAAAGTTCAGAAGTGTAAACGCTACGTCACACGACTGTACGTCAACATATAGTGTTACAGGTAGCCCCGGCTCAGCCGACAACAGAAAAAAACGCTCACAAACCATTTACAAAGGGGGGGTAAGCATCACCTTGTTATCTCCATATGGTGTTGTAGTGTGTAAGGAAGAACCGGAAATCTGGGTGATACACTTGTCGGTCCCGGAGCCAGTCATCTGCTGCCTGCATCAGCGCGGCTGCGAGCTGCTGCTCGTGAGGCCCATCCAACGACCAAACAGAACTCCGCAACTTGTACGGTGCCAGTCCAAAGACAGGCAATGTTAGCTGACCGGCTGCGTTCATGCAGCGGTTGATGCCCCCAGGAGGGCAGGCCGGTGCACTAGGGTCAGCATCTGCGTGAGGCGCGCGTAATTATTATTCGGAAGAGATGAAGCTAAGATTCATAGAGCAACAAAGACAGTAATGGAGATCATCGAGAAATGACATTATTGATACATTTTGTATGCCAACTGGCAGAAGATGGTGCTTACCCCTGGAAGGTGTCGCTGTTGAAAGGTAATGAAATGTCAAGAAACATGCATCGAGATCCTTGAGCGTTGGTCCAGTAGGGATTTTATATATAGGGTACCTGCAATTGTAAGGCCCAGGATGAAACCAATATGTAGAATCATAGCAATACCTCATTTCCAGTATTGCTCTTCTACACAAGTTCTATTAACTGATATTTAGGCCCTGCTCAGCTTAGCTAGCTGCACTAGTGCAGCTGCAGTTCTTTTTATGCTACTGGTACTTTAGCTGCAGCTGCGTTGCAGCTAGCACCAAGCAAGGCCTTAGCATAGTTAGTGCCCTTTTGTATCAGCTGATACACCAGCACAAAAGCGGTATGCATCCTCTGTTTGGGCCAGCACAGAAAGTGTTACAAATCTATCTGGAGATTGCAAAATCAGCATTCTATTTCATTCAAAGACAAATACAGTACTCAGGAAAAGAAGATCAAGCAGTATGGATATGGAGCTAATTCCTGTGAAAACATCAATAGtgataataaaagaaaaatgtcaatTTGGTGCAGGGAAGGTAGATAATTATTTGCACATGTTATAATGATATAGCGTGGAAAATTTCCTTAAAACTACAAAATCTCTAGAGCATACGAAGGCCATAGATGCTATTGATACAAATGACACTGTAAATTACATGAAGAATCCATAGTATAAGAGACATACCATGCAACAGACATCCAGCTAGTTGGCAGAAGATCACAGCTTCTGATTGACATTAACTCCGGGAACTTCCTTGAAAGAATAGATACCTGATGAGACATTTATAATAAGCACAAAAGCAGTACATACATATAGCAAATATTCCATTCATATCTCTAGTCAAATaagcgagggaggagggcttGCCTTGTCTGTCAAAGGTTCTCTACCATAAGGTGGATCCTTCTCAAGATACTCGAATAATGGACGAGTGGATGGTAAATGCGATTCACCATCCTCCCTTTGAAAGCCACCATTCTCCAAACCTCTTAATTGATCACCATCAGTTCCACTGCTACTTTCGCTGCTAGTATCCATAGATTCCTCATCACTTTCCTCCCAAGGATGCCTTAAGTAAGcgaaaaaattaactaagaGAAGTTCTGAACTATGAAAACCGCAACAGGAATGAAAAAGAGGGATAAATCCACACTGAGAAGTGTGTATGAATGCTCTCTTCGTCATTTTTCATTTCCATACAATTCATTGGTGTCTTTATTTGGAACATCGTTGTACAGAacacagataaaaaaaagtagtttCTTGAAAGAACTACAGTAACCTTCAAACATCTGACTGCCAAATCAATGTTGATTAACAAGTCACTGGTGACAATTAGGTAATGATGGAAGTCTTTAATTAGTACATTTCTATTCTAAAGATGTAATAGGATAAGATCCTAATGACCAAAATTACCTAAGAAATTAGAGGTGAGGAAAAAATTATCTCAAACAATAGGCCAAATATGTGAGTATCAACAGGAAACATTTTGTTGAGCTATTCAAATCACTAACATAAAAGGTGCCAGCAAGCAGCACTGCCTACAGCTAACAATCACATAAAACACATTTCTCTACAAGGAAATTCAAAGCAATAGCCTCCAATCACATAAAACAGTAGGACCAGCAGCCAAAATTTGCAGGTAGCTTTGTGTACGGAACTGAATTGTGACTTGCATCCCCAACAAAACAGAAGAACCTATGGATAGACTAAACAGACATAATCAAAGGCAGGCATACTACTAATAATAAATCCATAAGTACATTCTCTCAGCTCTCAGTTCTATTGGTTGTCTAGACAAATCAAAACCCTTTTTCTTCAGTGGTACCATTTTTAAATAACCACAGacagaaggggaaaaaaagggtcTCCAATCTACACTAGGCAGTTTGAAGCTTTAATATTCCtttaaaaaatgacatatAACTGTCATGATTCCCAAATTATCCACATTACAGCAGAGAAAAGTGGGATCTTCACCTCAAGCATTCGCCAATAAACAAATGGTTTCTTTCCATTCATATGATTATCCTAGAAAAATTAACAATGCACAGAAAAACCGAAGCagaatgtaaaaaaataaataataatgtaaTATAGAGTACAAGAAAAACTAGAACATATTGTTACCTGATCCTTGTTGAAAGCCTTGATGGGTCTGCATAGAGCTGTATAGCAGAGAGATACGGCACATAATATTGTACGACAGAATCCTTGCCATTTAACATGAGGGGGACGCCAGCCCCATAAAAACTCCATTCATTGAAAGCTTCCCAGAGATCTCgaaggaaaaaatatggtGATGACTTCATAGCATCACCACTCCTCCATCCTCTTATGCTTGTCTGCATAATGGATAATCCTTCATTATAACCAAACTAAGGTAGAAATTGACAACCATAACTGAGTGTTTTGTCATATTTCTAATAGCAATGCAACAGCATTTTGTCCTTGTAACACCAGCTCTACCTCTCTGGAAACCATAAGTGGCGAACCAAACATAACAAATAGGTGGGTAACTTTGGTAACCTGAATAATCACAGTTGAGAGTTTCATCCTAACCACCAAACTAATCTGATTCAGAAAGGCTTTTCATCTTTTGTATGATTataatacaacaaaaaatgttattttgcCCTCACAATTCGAACCAGTTCCAGGAAATTTGTTCTATAAGAACTCGCCCCAGACAAGCACATTTCTACTTTGTTGAAAGCTCCAAAAATGATGTATCATCAATAATGTGCTAGTTACGATGAACCACCAATCTATCATTCCAATAGCAGTTCAAGAATCATACATATATCTGAAGCAGATGAATAGCATGACCAGCTATCTGAAATTGACCGTACGTTCTCTTGGATTTGCCACAACTTCTTAGcgattttatttgaaactagGTTAGGATATGTGGAAAGTACTGTCTTCGtaatcacaattcacaaccTTTCCCCAATCGTAATTATACCAAAGAGTCAAAAACGAGATACAAACCAAAGGGTAATACATGAATAATTTGCACCTATTCTGAGTACAATTGTTTATCGAAACATCTGAGTGCAGTAAAATTAAACAGAAATCGCACTGTCCCAGTCCACAGGAGCAAAAGCAAGCACTTTGCCGAAAtggagaagaaaaagtcagacaAGCCTCACCTTGGGCAAGTACTGGACCGGCACGCAGGGCGTGGTGGAACTGAggaacctctccagattccccgcctcctcctcctccacccccgCTGGGtccggcaccggcgccgccgatgcggtcgccggcggcggtggcttcACGGCAGGGGAGGACGCCGACACCGACGGCTTTGACGGCACCGACGGGGAAACGCCGGCGTCCACCCGTCTCTCCGCCtccttcgccggcgccggcaccggcgcctccgcctgcgccggagcc includes:
- the LOC102716431 gene encoding uncharacterized protein LOC102716431 isoform X3, whose translation is MVGPSGHAASSSSSSSSSSRSFMLDERFYSPPHVRRQQMLLLQQQQGQQQGQGKRPPSPSTAPRTARQKQPPPAPAPAQAEAPVPAPAKEAERRVDAGVSPSVPSKPSVSASSPAVKPPPPATASAAPVPDPAGVEEEEAGNLERFLSSTTPCVPVQYLPKTSIRGWRSGDAMKSSPYFFLRDLWEAFNEWSFYGAGVPLMLNGKDSVVQYYVPYLSAIQLYADPSRLSTRISESSSGTDGDQLRGLENGGFQREDGESHLPSTRPLFEYLEKDPPYGREPLTDKVSILSRKFPELMSIRSCDLLPTSWMSVAWYPIYKIPTGPTLKDLDACFLTFHYLSTATPSRDADPSAPACPPGGINRCMNAAGQLTLPVFGLAPYKLRSSVWSLDGPHEQQLAAALMQAADDWLRDRQVYHPDFRFFLTHYNTIWR
- the LOC102716431 gene encoding uncharacterized protein LOC102716431 isoform X1, translated to MVGPSGHAASSSSSSSSSSRSFMLDERFYSPPHVRRQQMLLLQQQQGQQQGQGKRPPSPSTAPRTARQKQPPPAPAPAQAEAPVPAPAKEAERRVDAGVSPSVPSKPSVSASSPAVKPPPPATASAAPVPDPAGVEEEEAGNLERFLSSTTPCVPVQYLPKTSIRGWRSGDAMKSSPYFFLRDLWEAFNEWSFYGAGVPLMLNGKDSVVQYYVPYLSAIQLYADPSRLSTRIRHPWEESDEESMDTSSESSSGTDGDQLRGLENGGFQREDGESHLPSTRPLFEYLEKDPPYGREPLTDKVSILSRKFPELMSIRSCDLLPTSWMSVAWYPIYKIPTGPTLKDLDACFLTFHYLSTATPSRDADPSAPACPPGGINRCMNAAGQLTLPVFGLAPYKLRSSVWSLDGPHEQQLAAALMQAADDWLRDRQVYHPDFRFFLTHYNTIWR
- the LOC102716431 gene encoding uncharacterized protein LOC102716431 isoform X2, with translation MVGPSGHAASSSSSSSSSSRSFMLDERFYSPPHVRRQQMLLLQQQQGQQQGQGKRPPSPSTAPRTARQKQPPPAPAPAQAEAPVPAPAKEAERRVDAGVSPSVPSKPSVSASSPAVKPPPPATASAAPVPDPAGVEEEEAGNLERFLSSTTPCVPVQYLPKTSIRGWRSGDAMKSSPYFFLRDLWEAFNEWSFYGAGVPLMLNGKDSVVQYYVPYLSAIQLYADPSRLSTRISSESSSGTDGDQLRGLENGGFQREDGESHLPSTRPLFEYLEKDPPYGREPLTDKVSILSRKFPELMSIRSCDLLPTSWMSVAWYPIYKIPTGPTLKDLDACFLTFHYLSTATPSRDADPSAPACPPGGINRCMNAAGQLTLPVFGLAPYKLRSSVWSLDGPHEQQLAAALMQAADDWLRDRQVYHPDFRFFLTHYNTIWR